In Syntrophorhabdales bacterium, the following proteins share a genomic window:
- a CDS encoding HAMP domain-containing sensor histidine kinase: MATEDEQLTETGIADFNLPSTQFASPERKPLQVILHQSDVLSRAPLLIRALEAMPTLCAILNKERQIVFANSALLHALGLRDLSSVHGLRPGEALDCIHAFERHEGCGTTEFCRTCGAVKSILSAQQGNESVHECRIIRRSDPDALDLRVWATPITVEGETYTMFTAADISDEKRRAVLERIFIHDIVNTAGAILGCSELLEESSGEDFNKFQKHIQLLAARLMEEVDAQRQLIAAERGELSINPSPVDSLELLGEIAAQHNGNAGKRFVRISPETKNISFRSDRVLLRRVIGNLLKNALEASSDGETITIGAGEGEHGIEFWVHNPGTMEPDVRLQMFQRSFSTKGVGRGLGTYSVRLLTQRYLKGTVSFSSSPQEGTTFRLTYPREL, from the coding sequence ATGGCTACAGAGGACGAACAGCTTACTGAAACAGGCATTGCCGACTTCAATCTACCTTCCACTCAGTTTGCTTCACCTGAACGAAAGCCGCTGCAGGTGATCCTGCACCAGTCTGATGTGTTGTCAAGAGCGCCGCTTCTTATCCGGGCGCTGGAGGCTATGCCGACTCTGTGCGCGATTCTTAACAAAGAACGACAGATCGTCTTTGCGAACTCTGCGCTTCTGCACGCACTGGGCCTGCGAGATCTTTCCTCTGTACACGGCCTGCGCCCTGGTGAAGCACTTGATTGCATTCACGCATTCGAGAGACATGAAGGGTGCGGTACCACGGAATTCTGCAGGACCTGCGGCGCGGTCAAATCAATTCTCAGCGCGCAGCAAGGGAATGAAAGTGTACACGAATGCCGCATTATTCGCAGGAGTGACCCGGACGCACTTGATCTCCGGGTGTGGGCAACACCGATTACAGTGGAAGGCGAAACCTACACCATGTTTACCGCGGCCGATATAAGCGATGAGAAGAGAAGGGCTGTGCTTGAGCGTATCTTCATTCATGATATCGTCAATACAGCAGGAGCCATTCTCGGGTGTTCCGAACTATTGGAAGAGAGTTCAGGGGAGGACTTCAATAAGTTTCAAAAACATATTCAGCTTCTCGCCGCACGCCTGATGGAGGAGGTTGACGCTCAGAGGCAGCTGATTGCAGCCGAACGTGGAGAGCTTTCCATCAATCCCTCGCCCGTAGACTCGTTGGAGTTGCTGGGAGAGATTGCCGCGCAACACAACGGCAATGCCGGTAAACGCTTCGTCCGGATCTCTCCTGAAACAAAAAACATCAGCTTCAGGAGCGATCGGGTGCTCTTGAGACGCGTCATAGGCAACCTTTTGAAAAATGCCCTGGAGGCCTCCAGCGACGGGGAGACAATTACCATAGGCGCCGGCGAGGGAGAACATGGGATCGAATTTTGGGTGCATAATCCCGGAACCATGGAGCCTGATGTGCGGCTTCAGATGTTCCAGCGCTCCTTCTCCACCAAAGGGGTAGGCAGAGGACTTGGAACTTACAGCGTACGGCTCCTCACCCAGCGATACCTCAAGGGGACCGTATCTTTCAGCAGCTCACCCCAAGAAGGAACAACGTTCAGACTCACGTACCCTCGCGAACTATAA
- a CDS encoding HAD-IB family hydrolase, giving the protein MASGKKRRVALSLHASSVTSGKDSLPMALALFDFDGTITFKDSFGDFIAYAVGRRRLITGAVLLSPMLLGNVLGLISNWRAKEIVSTYFFGGWDARGFVELASKYSRERLPHLIREIALERIAWHKQQGDKVVVVSASIDLWLADWCTDRALDLIATKLAIEDGKVTGRFSTRNCSGQEKVRRIAERYDVKSFDRVYAYGDSAGDKAMLGIADEKYYRWKRL; this is encoded by the coding sequence ATGGCCAGTGGCAAAAAGAGGCGAGTAGCCCTCTCACTGCATGCCTCATCTGTGACCTCTGGAAAAGATTCTCTTCCCATGGCACTCGCGCTCTTTGACTTCGACGGCACGATAACCTTCAAAGACAGTTTCGGCGATTTCATTGCTTATGCGGTGGGCCGCAGAAGACTCATTACTGGCGCTGTACTCCTGAGCCCCATGCTTTTGGGCAATGTGCTGGGTCTTATCAGTAACTGGCGCGCAAAGGAAATAGTCTCCACGTATTTCTTTGGAGGGTGGGATGCCCGGGGTTTTGTGGAGCTTGCCTCTAAATACTCAAGGGAGCGTTTACCCCACCTCATCAGAGAGATTGCGCTGGAGAGAATAGCTTGGCACAAGCAACAAGGAGACAAAGTGGTCGTGGTCTCGGCCTCGATCGACTTGTGGCTGGCGGATTGGTGCACCGACCGGGCACTAGATCTTATTGCCACAAAACTCGCAATAGAAGATGGTAAAGTAACAGGCAGATTTTCGACCAGGAACTGCTCTGGCCAAGAGAAGGTCAGACGAATCGCGGAGCGTTACGATGTGAAGAGCTTTGACCGCGTTTATGCCTACGGTGACAGCGCAGGCGACAAGGCTATGCTGGGTATTGCGGATGAGAAGTATTACAGATGGAAACGCCTCTAA
- the meaB gene encoding methylmalonyl Co-A mutase-associated GTPase MeaB: protein MADSSLARAILKGDEKSAARLITLIENGKAEGYAELSVLFAHTGNAHVIGITGPPGAGKSTLTGRLAVSLVEQNRNVGVVATDPTSLRGGGALLADRLRMKEADKKDIFIRSMAHRGYPGGIARAAAGAVYVMEALGKDVILVESVGAGQAEKELFYLCDTVIIVFTPDYGDEIQLLKAGLIEIGDILVVNKGDHAGATEAQHELARYASANAAKNGWIAPVLVTQADSGKGVVELVDEINRHWFFIKADNRRREIKEEKLSAFLNGLLKEEMWKRFAGLVENDQECRLIADDAKHGRIDPYSAVEKILSVSRNRWISD from the coding sequence TTGGCTGATAGCAGCCTCGCACGAGCGATACTTAAGGGTGATGAGAAAAGTGCGGCCCGTCTCATTACCCTCATTGAAAATGGCAAGGCTGAAGGTTACGCAGAACTATCCGTTCTCTTCGCCCACACGGGCAATGCACATGTGATAGGCATCACTGGGCCGCCGGGAGCGGGTAAGAGCACCCTCACGGGTCGGCTCGCCGTTTCCCTCGTGGAACAGAACAGGAATGTGGGAGTTGTCGCAACTGATCCTACAAGCTTGCGCGGCGGTGGGGCGCTGCTCGCGGATCGACTTCGCATGAAAGAGGCTGATAAGAAGGACATCTTCATCCGTTCTATGGCGCACCGGGGCTATCCCGGGGGCATAGCCCGTGCGGCGGCCGGTGCCGTGTACGTGATGGAAGCCCTTGGCAAAGACGTGATTCTTGTGGAAAGCGTGGGGGCGGGGCAGGCGGAGAAGGAGCTTTTCTACCTTTGTGATACTGTCATCATCGTCTTCACTCCGGATTACGGCGATGAGATCCAACTGCTCAAGGCTGGCCTCATAGAGATTGGCGATATCCTGGTCGTGAACAAGGGTGACCACGCGGGAGCTACAGAGGCACAGCACGAATTGGCTCGGTATGCTTCCGCTAACGCGGCAAAGAACGGCTGGATTGCTCCGGTGCTCGTGACCCAGGCCGATAGCGGCAAAGGCGTGGTAGAACTCGTGGATGAGATCAATAGACATTGGTTTTTCATAAAGGCAGATAACCGGAGAAGAGAGATCAAGGAGGAAAAGCTTTCCGCTTTCCTGAACGGCCTCCTCAAAGAAGAGATGTGGAAACGTTTCGCCGGCCTGGTCGAGAATGATCAGGAATGCAGGCTCATTGCCGACGACGCGAAACATGGAAGAATAGATCCCTACAGTGCGGTCGAAAAAATCCTATCCGTGTCGAGGAACAGGTGGATTTCAGACTAA